Proteins encoded together in one Chelonoidis abingdonii isolate Lonesome George chromosome 1, CheloAbing_2.0, whole genome shotgun sequence window:
- the ATP6V1E1 gene encoding V-type proton ATPase subunit E 1, whose product MALSDADVQKQIKHMMAFIEQEANEKAEEIDAKAEEEFNIEKGRLVQTQRLKIMEYYEKKEKQIEQQKKIQMSNLMNQARLKVLKARDDLISDLLAEAKQRLAKVVKDGARYQTLLDGLVLQGFYQLLEPRLNVRCRKQDLSMVKAAVQKSIPIYKAATKKDIDVHIDQQTFLPEDIAGGVEIYNSDGKIKVSNTLESRLDLIAQQMMPEIRGALFGANANRKFLD is encoded by the exons ATGGCGCTCAGCGATGCCGACGTCCAGAAACAG ATCAAGCATATGATGGCTTTCATTGAGCAGGAAGCCAATGAAAAGGCTGAAGAAATAGATGCCAAg GCAGAAGAAGAGTTCAACATTGAGAAGGGTCGCCTGGTGCAGACACAGAGACTGAAAATCATGGAGTACtatgaaaagaaggaaaaacaaattgaACAACAGAAGAAAAT TCAGATGTCCAACCTGATGAATCAGGCAAGATTGAAGGTCCTCAAGGCAAGAGACGACCTTATTTCA GATTTGCTGGCTGAGGCCAAGCAGAGACTTGCTAAGGTGGTGAAGGATGGTGCCAGGTACCAGACACTGCTGGATGGACTGGTTCTACAG GGTTTCTACCAGCTGCTTGAGCCCAGACTGAATGTCCGTTGCCGGAAACAGGATCTCTCTATGGTTAAG GCTGCTGTACAGAAGAGCATCCCCATCTACAAAGCTGCTACCAAAAAAGACATTGATGTTCACATTGACCAGCAGACATTCCTGCCAGAAGATAT TGCCGGAGGTGTTGAGATCTATAACAGTGATGGTAAAATCAAGGTTTCCAATACCCTGGAAAGCCGGCTGGATCTCATAGCCCAGCAG ATGATGCCAGAAATCCGAGGGGCACTCTTTGGTGCCAATGCCAACAGGAAGTTTTTGGACTAA